The nucleotide sequence GTCTGCGCATCGCAAACCTGCTGGCCCGCGCTCAACTCAACGTCACCGAGCTCTGTTCGATCGTCGGGCAGTCCCAACCGGGCATCTCCCGCCATCTCAAGATTCTCGTCGAAGCCGGCTTGATCAGTCGCCAACGCGACGGAAACTGGGCTCTCTATCACCTACCGCCACAGCAACTCCGGCGCACCCTGGCCGGCGACCTGATCGCGCGGCTCGATCCGGCGGACACGCAGATCGCGCTCGACCTCGCGCGGCTGGCTGAGGTGCAAAGTCAGCGGGCGGCGCAGGCACAGGCTTACTTCCGCCGGGCCGCTGGCGAATGGGATTCAATTCGTCGACTCTACATCGACGAGGCCAAGGTCGAGGCGGCGTTGCAGAGGCAACTCCCAGCCGGCCCCCTAGGCGAGATCGTGGACATCGGAACCGGGACCGGTCGCATCCTCGGGCTCTTGGCCGAACGCGCCGAGCGCGGGATCGGTATCGACACCAGTCGCGAGATGCTGTCGGTCGCTCGTGCCAACCTGGAACGCCAAGGACTGCGCAACGTCGAAGTTCGGCACGGGGACATGGCACAGCTGCCGCTGCCGAGCAACGCCTTCGATCTGGCAACCCTGCACATGGTACTTCACTACGCCGCCGACCCGGCCCGGGCTATCTCGGAAGCCGCCCGCGTCCTACGGCCAGGCGGTCGCCTGCTGATCGTGGATTTCGCTCCTCACAAGGAAGAACGGCTGCGCGCCGAGCATGCACACCGTTGGCTCGGCTTCGCCGACGGCGCAATTTCCGAATGGCTGGCTGGCGCACATCTCGGAGGGACCCGGAGCGAACAGCTACCAGCCGATCCCCTCACGGTGATCGTCTATCTCGCGACCAAAGACAGTGTCGCCATGGCGCAAGCTTCCTGACGCTCGCAAGACCGCTCAAAAACGAGTCAAAAGCGAACGGTTTTAGCTCGCAACACGCAGATCGTTGCGCTCACCAGCCCACCAGTGGACGAGGTAAATCGCTTCATCCGCCGCCAGATCCGGATGCGCGCGCAACAAGGCATCCGTCATACGACGCAAGCGCGTCCGGACGTCAGGCGCATTTGCCAGCCTTGCATCGAGTTCGCCCAACTCGGCCGCGTAGTCGGTCATCCGTACCATCAGCCTATCCCCATTCAGTGACCCGCATCCCTGCGCTTCATGCGCCGGACCGAAACTCCCCGACATAAAGTTATCTTACGAAAGCACTAAAGCTTACCAATAAAAACATCGACATACCTCATAAGCTGCAGCGCCCGCCGATGGAACTAACATTTTTGAGGTATTAACCTGCAATCCAGACAAGGCTCTGATTCCAGACGAAAAAAAGATCCACAGGCTGATAACGCCGCGCAGACATACGGGAAAGCTTCCGGGCGACCCGGCCCTCAGGTCGGCGCAGAAAAGCGGCACGATCCCCCGCCTCACAGCCGACGCAGTGCCGGATCAAAGCCGATTTGGTCGGTTGCAGCCGAGTCGCGCGCGCCACCGCGACCGCCCACGGACTGCCCATTTTCCCGTCTTTCGCCCTATCCGGTCCAATGCCGGATGGACGGGACTGTCGTTGCCGCTGATGTAAATCCGCTTTACATGAAGCGACAAT is from Algihabitans albus and encodes:
- a CDS encoding ArsR/SmtB family transcription factor, with product MNETLNLEGMMREARALADSTRLRIANLLARAQLNVTELCSIVGQSQPGISRHLKILVEAGLISRQRDGNWALYHLPPQQLRRTLAGDLIARLDPADTQIALDLARLAEVQSQRAAQAQAYFRRAAGEWDSIRRLYIDEAKVEAALQRQLPAGPLGEIVDIGTGTGRILGLLAERAERGIGIDTSREMLSVARANLERQGLRNVEVRHGDMAQLPLPSNAFDLATLHMVLHYAADPARAISEAARVLRPGGRLLIVDFAPHKEERLRAEHAHRWLGFADGAISEWLAGAHLGGTRSEQLPADPLTVIVYLATKDSVAMAQAS